In Gadus macrocephalus chromosome 4, ASM3116895v1, the following proteins share a genomic window:
- the LOC132455356 gene encoding piggyBac transposable element-derived protein 4-like, with amino-acid sequence MLPARQTTWEHAVGTQTLRPNFKSEEDCDAFGDRSSQRGATSESLGVDAPGSSLMSSHSEELKFLSVYVKREGPLATDGHDTLFTASEVEALNSLSADHSVAKSLNCSVQLVHLEELTGHRGGRKGRPGVLCGKVFPNDANMIVPMRTHNDEKPYRCDQCMKRFQRQCLLKRHMMTHFAEKPYKCHQCTKRFSWISYLKRHMMTHFEETPYMCDQCAKRFSLKGVLKIHMRRAHSGKKPYRCDLCTKHFEQQWDLKRHIRTHFGEKPYQCGNCTKRFSRKINLMRGQGQQILAELQSISEGESDGEAEELACELESDDERADDGSGAVKESDSGSESEPEATTSMEETSPSMQEKARDGTIWIEQPPGRSRGRATEANVMREPPGPTPRAKENITDPLSSLLCLLDTEMWEQILKYTQAEADRNNAHMFNATMDQLKAFVGLVYLRGIAGGKNLKLEDFWSAEMGNPVFKETMCRQNFRDIMRYLRFDDKSTRAARLLEDKFAMISETFDRFVKNSTASYTPGENITVGEQLFPTKARCRFTQYMANKPDKFGIKFWVAADVETKYMLNAHPYLGKDNSRPSGQRLSDNVALRLMEPFLEKGRNVTTDDYFTSLPLANTLLAHKTTIVGPMNRIRREMPPCTKAQMERFSSKVLRAGEATLTIYQGKPRKNVSLLSTMHQTVSTDKGPKKMPETVSHYNSTKYGVDVMDQMARLYSVKGGTRRWPVAVFYNILDLAAINAHILYKQCMGVHMTRKRFILELVKQLCAPQRMARTASLVAASVARRRLLIETPSPPTKRKKCQVGRCSGNKTSDVCESCRRLVCGKCTEPSKIICCEC; translated from the exons atgttgcctgccagacagacCACCTGGGAACATGCTGTAGGCACACAGACTTTGCGGCCCAACTTTAAAAGTGAAG aagactgcgatgcctttggagaccgcagctcgcagcgcggcgccacctcggagagtctgggtgtggacgcccctggctcctccctcatgtccagtcacagcgaggagctgaagttcctgagcgtctacgtaaaaagggagggcccactggcgacggacggccatgacaccctcttcacagcgtcagaagtggaggccctgaactcgctgtccgctgaccacagcgtggccaagagcctgaactgcagcgtgcAGCTCGTCCaccttgaggagctgactgggcatcggggcggccgcaagggccggcccggtgtcttgtgtggCAAGGTTTTCCCCAACGatgccaatatgatcgtccCCATGAGGACCCACAACgacgagaagccctacaggtgcgaccaatgcatgaagcgcttCCAACGGCAATGCCTCCTGAAGCGCCACATGATGACTCACTTCgcggagaagccctacaagtgtcatcaatgcacaaagcgcttcagttggATAAGCTacctgaagcgccacatgaTGACTCACTTCGAGGAGACGCCCTACATGTGTGACCAATGCGCGAAACGCTTCAGCCTGAAAGGCgtcctgaagatccacatgaggaggGCTCACTCTGGgaagaagccctacaggtgtgacctaTGCACAAAGCACTTCGAACAGCAATGGGACCTGAAGCGCCACATTAGGACTCATttcggcgagaagccctaccagTGTGGCAactgcacgaagcgcttcagtcggaaAATCAACCTGATGCGTGGTCAGGGTCAGCAAATATTGGCCGAGTTACAGAGTATTTCAGAGGGGGAATCTGATGGAGAAGCAGAGGAGCTGGCATGCGAGCTAGAGAGTGATGATGAGAGAGCTGATGATGGAAGTGGCGCTGTTAAAGAATCTGATTCAGGTTCAGAATCAGAACCTGAGGCGACCACATCAATGGAAGAGACATCACCCTCCATGCAAGAGAAAGCACGAGATGGTACCATATGGATTGAACAACCCCCTGGCCGTTCGAGAGGCAGAGCAACAGAGGCCAATGTCATGAGAGAACCTCCAGGGCCCACACCTCGCGCCAAGGAAAATATCACAGATCCACTGAGCAGTTTACTGTGTTTGCTTGACACGGAAATGTGGGAACAGATTCTAAAGTATACTCAGGCCGAAGCTGACCGAAACAATGCTCATATGTTCAATGCGACAATGGACCAACTAAAAGCATTTGTGGGTCTCGTTTATTTGAGAGGTATTGCCGGCGGGAAAAACCTGAAACTGGAGGACTTCTGGTCTGCTGAAATGGGAAATCCGGTTTTCAAGGAAACAATGTGTCGCCAGAATTTCAGAGATATCATGCGCTATCTGCGCTTTGATGACAAGAGCACAAGGGCTGCCCGCCTTCTGGAGGACAAATTTGCCATGATATCAGAGACGTTTGATCGATTTGTGAAAAACAGCACTGCTTCTTACACGCCTGGGGAGAACATAACAGTTGGTGAACAATTGTTCCCCACCAAGGCGCGCTGTCGTTTCACACAGTACATGGCAAATAAACCGGATAAATTTGGCATAAAATTCTGGGTAGCCGCTGATGTTGAAACCAAATACATGTtgaatgcccatccctatctAGGGAAAGACAACAGTAGGCCATCTGGACAGCGCTTATCAGACAATGTTGCGCTTCGTCTGATGGAGCCATTCCTGGAGAAAGGAAGAAATGTAACGACGGATGATTACTTTACCTCGTTACCGCTGGCAAACACTCTTTTGGCGCACAAAACCACCATTGTTGGCCCAATGAATAGAATCAGACGAGAGATGCCCCCGTGTACAAAGGCACAGATGGAAAGATTCTCCTCCAAGGTGCTGAGGGCTGGGGAAGCCACACTCACCATTTACCAGGGAAAACCACGCAAAAACGTCAGCCTCCTCAGCACAATGCACCAGACAGTTTCAACTGACAAGGGCCCCAAGAAAATGCCCGAAACTGTTTCCCACTACAACAGCACTAAATATGGCGTTGATGTTATGGACCAGATGGCACGCTTGTATTCAGTGAAGGGAGGGACCAGGCGTTGGCCTGTAGCTGTGTTCTACAACATCCTAGACCTGGCTGCAATCAATGCACACATTCTGTACAAACAGTGCATGGGCGTCCACATGACCAGGAAGAGATTTATTCTGGAGCTTGTGAAacagctgtgtgcgcctcagaGAATGGCCAGGACTGCGTCATTAGTCGCAGCATCAGTGGCACGTAGGCGACTTCTGATTGAAACTCCTTCCCCACCTACCAAAAGGAAAAAGTGTCAAGTCGGCAGATGTAGTGGGAACAAAACTAGTGACGTCTGTGAGTCATGTAGGCGACTTGTCTGTGGGAAATGCACTGAGCCTTCTAAGATTATCTGCTGTGAATGTTGA
- the LOC132455413 gene encoding uncharacterized protein LOC132455413, giving the protein MTPINSEEEEEDDDNMARKRAKYGSCSVFECSNEHKTVFLVPSSEPLKNQWINFIVSGNASVCAKHFTDDCFLNLGQYRAGLAQRLIIKSGSVPTLHGSATNLEKASSSSAYIQQLLSRDVACQTDHLETPTVGTQLSLKTLQPHFKSEEDCDAFGDCSTQRGSTSESLGVDAPGSSHMSSHSGELKILSVYGKGEGPLAGDGHDTLLTASEVGALNSLSADHSAAKSLERGEWLVCHEELSVQVGNHLLIHHPKERLPLLQLQHTLLDI; this is encoded by the exons ATGACGCCAATAAattcagaagaagaagaagaagacgacgaCAACATGGCTCGCAAACGAGCGAAGTATGGCAGTTGCTCAGTGTTTGAATGCTCAAATGAACACAAAACTGTATTTTTAGTTCCTTCCTCCGAGCCTCTGAAGAACCAGTGGATTAATTTTATTGTTTCTGGAAATGCGTCCGTCTGCGCCAAACATTTCACTGACGACTGCTTCCTCAACTTGGGCCAATACAGAGCTGGACTTGCTCAACGTCTGATAATCAAGTCTGGATCAGTACCAACTCTCCATGGCTCAGCTACAAACCTCGAAAAA GCCAGCTCAtcaagtgcttacattcagcagcttctctcaagggatgttgcctgccagacagacCACCTGGAAACGCCTACTGTAGGCACACAGCTATCCTTAAAGACTTTGCagccccattttaaaagtgaag aagactgcgatgcctttggggATTGTAGCACGCAACGCGGctccacctcagagagtctgggtgtggacgcccctggctcctcccacatgtccagtcacagcggggagctgaagatcctgagcgtctacggtaaaggggagggcccactggcgggggacggccatgacaccctcttgaccgcgtcagaagtgggggccctgaactcgctgtctgcggaccacagcgcggccaagagcctggagcgcggcgagtggctggtctgccacgaggagctgagtgtgcaggttggaaatcatcttctcattcaccatccaaaagagaggcttcctctgttacaactccagcaTACACTCTTGGATATATaa
- the LOC132455389 gene encoding zinc finger protein 431-like isoform X2 — translation MSSHSRELRILSVYGQGEGPLAVDGHDTLLAASELAALSSRSADHSVAKSLNCSLRHRGGRKGRPGVLCGKVIPNKKPKAKMPYRCDQCMKRFSRTSHLKRHMRTHSGEKPYKCDQCKKRFSLKGNLKRHAMTHSGEKPYKCDQCKKRFSQKSYLMLHMRSHSGEKPFKCDQYEKASRCEQCTKRFGESSKLKIHVRTYTGEKPYGCDQCMKRSKRFSRKGNLKIHLRTHSGEKPYKCDQCMMRFSEKGTLNKHMRSHSGEKPYKCDQCTKCFSQKGTLKIHMRTHSGEKPYRCDQCTKCFSEKGTLNRHRRSHSGEKPYKCDQCTKRFSQTSHLNKHMRRTHSGEKPYKCDQCTKCFSLKCNLKIHLRTHSGEKPYKCDQCTKRFSQTSHLNKHMRRTHSGEKPYKCDQCTKCFSLKCNLKIHLRTHSGEKPYKCDQCTKCFSLKGTLNKHMRSHSREKPYKCDQCTMRFSQNDILKNHMTTHSGEKPYKCDQCTKCFSLKCNLKIHLRTHSGEKPYKCDQCTKCFSEKGTLNKHMRTHSGEKPYECDQCTKCFSEKGTLNKHMRSHSGEKPYRCDQCTKCFSLKGTLNKHMRTHSGEKPYNCDQCTKRFSQTSHLKRHMRTHSGEKPYVCLQCNVSYSDPSTLRVHMLKHTLARGNGTL, via the exons atgtcaagtcacagcagggagctgcgcatcctgagcgtctacggacaaggggagggcccactggcggtggacggccatgacaccctcttggCTGCGTCAGAACTGGCGGCCTTGAGCTCGCGGTCCGcagaccacagcgtggccaagagcctgaactgcagcctgcgGCATCGgggcggccgcaagggccggcccggtgtcttgtgtggaaaGGTTATTCCCAACAAAAAGCCGAAAGCCAAGATGCCGTAcaggtgcgaccaatgcatgaagcgcttcagtcggacaagccacctgaagcgccacatgaggactcactccggggaaaagccctacaagtgtgaccaatgcaagaagcgcttcagtctgaaaggcaACCTGAAGCGCCACGCgatgactcactccggggaaaagccctacaagtgtgaccaatgcaagaagcgcttcagtcagaaaagCTACCTGATGCTCCACATGAGGTCTCACTCAGGGGAGAAGCCCTTCAAGTGTGACCAATACGAGAAGGCCTCCAGATGTGAACAATGCACAAAGCGCTTCGGAGAGAGCTCCAAGCTCAAGATCCACGTGAGGACttacaccggcgagaagccgtacgggtgcgaccaatgcatgaagcgctCA aagcgcttcagtcggaaaggcaacctgaagatccacctgaggactcactctggggagaagccctacaagtgtgaccaatgcatgatgCGCTTCAGTGAGAAAGGCACCCTGAATAAACACATGAGGagtcactccggggagaagccctacaagtgtgaccaatgcactaagtgcttcagtcagaaaggcaccctgaagatccacatgaggactcactctggggagaagccctacaggtgtgaccaatgcacgaagtgcttcagtgagAAAGGCACCCTGAATAGACACAGGAGGagtcactctggggagaagccctacaagtgtgaccaatgcacgaagcgcttcagtcagacaAGCCACCTGAATAAACACATGaggaggactcactctggggagaagccctacaagtgtgaccaatgcacgaagtgcttcagtctgaaatgcaacctgaagatccacctgaggactcactctggggagaagccctacaagtgtgaccaatgcacgaagcgcttcagtcagacaAGCCACCTGAATAAACACATGaggaggactcactctggggagaagccctacaagtgtgaccaatgcacgaagtgcttcagtctgaaatgcaacctgaagatccacctgaggactcactctggggagaagccctacaagtgtgaccaatgcacgaagtgcttcagtctgaaaggcaccctgaataaacacatgaggagtcactccagggagaagccctacaagtgtgaccaatgcacgatgcgcttcagtcagaatGACATCCTCAAGAACCACATGacgactcactccggggagaagccctacaagtgtgaccaatgcacgaagtgcttcagtctgaaatgcaacctgaagatccacctgaggactcactctggggagaagccctacaagtgtgaccaatgcacgaagtgcttcagtgagaaaggcaccctgaataaacacatgaggactcactccggggagaagccctacgagtgtgaccaatgcacgaagtgcttcagtgagaaaggcaccctgaataaacacatgaggagtcactccggggagaagccctacaggtgtgaccaatgcacgaagtgcttcagtctgaaaggcaccctgaataaacacatgaggactcactccggggagaagccctacaactgtgaccaatgcacgaagcgcttcagtcagacaagccacctgaagcgccacatgaggactcactctggggagaagccctacgtgtgtctgcagtgcaacgttagctacagcgacccaagcactttgcgtgtgcacatgctcaagcacactTTGGCACGGGGTAACGGGACGCTTTGA
- the LOC132455389 gene encoding zinc finger protein 271-like isoform X1: protein MSIHSGELRILSVYGQGEGPLAVEKPYKCDQCKKRFSRKGNLKIHLRTHSGEKPYKCDQCMMRFSEKGTLNKHMRSHSGEKPYKCDQCTKCFSQKGTLKIHMRTHSGEKPYRCDQCTKCFSEKGTLNRHRRSHSGEKPYKCDQCTKRFSQTSHLNKHMRRTHSGEKPYKCDQCTKCFSLKCNLKIHLRTHSGEKPYKCDQCTKRFSQTSHLNKHMRRTHSGEKPYKCDQCTKCFSLKCNLKIHLRTHSGEKPYKCDQCTKCFSLKGTLNKHMRSHSREKPYKCDQCTMRFSQNDILKNHMTTHSGEKPYKCDQCTKCFSLKCNLKIHLRTHSGEKPYKCDQCTKCFSEKGTLNKHMRTHSGEKPYECDQCTKCFSEKGTLNKHMRSHSGEKPYRCDQCTKCFSLKGTLNKHMRTHSGEKPYNCDQCTKRFSQTSHLKRHMRTHSGEKPYVCLQCNVSYSDPSTLRVHMLKHTLARGNGTL, encoded by the coding sequence atgtcaattcacagcggggagctgcgcatcctgagcgtctacggacaaggggagggcccactggcggtggaaaagccctacaagtgtgaccaatgcaagaagcgcttcagtcggaaaggcaacctgaagatccacctgaggactcactctggggagaagccctacaagtgtgaccaatgcatgatgCGCTTCAGTGAGAAAGGCACCCTGAATAAACACATGAGGagtcactccggggagaagccctacaagtgtgaccaatgcactaagtgcttcagtcagaaaggcaccctgaagatccacatgaggactcactctggggagaagccctacaggtgtgaccaatgcacgaagtgcttcagtgagAAAGGCACCCTGAATAGACACAGGAGGagtcactctggggagaagccctacaagtgtgaccaatgcacgaagcgcttcagtcagacaAGCCACCTGAATAAACACATGaggaggactcactctggggagaagccctacaagtgtgaccaatgcacgaagtgcttcagtctgaaatgcaacctgaagatccacctgaggactcactctggggagaagccctacaagtgtgaccaatgcacgaagcgcttcagtcagacaAGCCACCTGAATAAACACATGaggaggactcactctggggagaagccctacaagtgtgaccaatgcacgaagtgcttcagtctgaaatgcaacctgaagatccacctgaggactcactctggggagaagccctacaagtgtgaccaatgcacgaagtgcttcagtctgaaaggcaccctgaataaacacatgaggagtcactccagggagaagccctacaagtgtgaccaatgcacgatgcgcttcagtcagaatGACATCCTCAAGAACCACATGacgactcactccggggagaagccctacaagtgtgaccaatgcacgaagtgcttcagtctgaaatgcaacctgaagatccacctgaggactcactctggggagaagccctacaagtgtgaccaatgcacgaagtgcttcagtgagaaaggcaccctgaataaacacatgaggactcactccggggagaagccctacgagtgtgaccaatgcacgaagtgcttcagtgagaaaggcaccctgaataaacacatgaggagtcactccggggagaagccctacaggtgtgaccaatgcacgaagtgcttcagtctgaaaggcaccctgaataaacacatgaggactcactccggggagaagccctacaactgtgaccaatgcacgaagcgcttcagtcagacaagccacctgaagcgccacatgaggactcactctggggagaagccctacgtgtgtctgcagtgcaacgttagctacagcgacccaagcactttgcgtgtgcacatgctcaagcacactTTGGCACGGGGTAACGGGACGCTTTGA